A single Vicinamibacteria bacterium DNA region contains:
- a CDS encoding glycosyltransferase encodes MPLVSVIVPVFEQTEPLKRCLAALAIQDYPGDYEILVVDNGEVESLAPVVAGVARARLVHEPQPGSYSARNRGVLEARAEILAFTDADCVPARDWLAAGVRALLAEPECGLVAGRIDLAIADAWQPTAAELYESVAAFRQREYVERWHFGATANLFTRRAVFNRVGLFDERLRSLGDREWGYRVSQAGFFLRYAEGARTCHSARRSVAELLRRTQRLAGGYFELARTGGLTAKTLVLDAPMGLAMRGTLAGLAKDAGARRRPRGAGEHTRVALVTVAVVLIRALELTRLALGGEPRRR; translated from the coding sequence TTGCCCTTGGTCTCCGTTATCGTGCCTGTCTTCGAACAGACCGAGCCGCTCAAGCGTTGCCTTGCCGCCCTCGCGATCCAGGACTATCCCGGCGACTACGAGATCCTGGTCGTCGACAACGGGGAAGTGGAGTCCCTCGCTCCGGTTGTAGCCGGGGTGGCCCGAGCGCGGCTCGTGCACGAACCACAGCCCGGGTCCTACTCGGCGCGGAACCGGGGCGTGCTCGAGGCCCGGGCTGAAATCCTGGCGTTCACCGACGCCGACTGTGTTCCCGCCCGGGACTGGCTCGCGGCCGGGGTGCGAGCGCTTCTCGCGGAGCCAGAGTGTGGGCTCGTCGCCGGGCGAATCGATCTCGCGATCGCGGACGCATGGCAGCCGACAGCGGCCGAGCTCTACGAAAGCGTGGCTGCTTTTCGCCAGCGTGAGTACGTGGAGCGCTGGCATTTCGGGGCTACGGCCAACCTCTTTACGCGGCGAGCGGTTTTCAACCGAGTGGGGCTGTTCGACGAGAGGCTGCGTTCGCTCGGGGACCGGGAGTGGGGGTACCGGGTAAGCCAAGCCGGCTTCTTCCTCCGCTATGCGGAAGGAGCGCGTACCTGCCACTCCGCGCGCCGCTCGGTCGCAGAGCTGCTCCGGCGCACTCAGCGACTGGCGGGTGGCTACTTCGAGCTGGCGCGCACGGGGGGGCTGACAGCCAAGACCCTTGTCCTGGATGCGCCTATGGGTCTGGCCATGCGGGGTACCCTCGCGGGGCTCGCTAAGGACGCTGGCGCCCGGCGACGCCCGCGGGGTGCGGGCGAGCACACGCGAGTAGCGCTAGTAACGGTGGCCGTGGTCCTCATCCGCGCGCTCGAGTTGACCCGGCTCGCGCTGGGGGGCGAGCCCCGTCGTCGCTGA
- a CDS encoding glycosyltransferase, producing the protein MGPDLTVVLETTTGDFTGACDSRRNLTEWMGEAASLAAHRAEIVLASPAPLQGLPERPSSLPLRQLIVPGAGYYALKNAAANEAQGALVFFSDLDCRPTVGCLRVLMEAFADREVGGVAGRSYYDGQGLVTRIGSAHSWGDLHRGQAAFERAAAVAHNVAIRRELYARDPFGPFAGRIGGDRYLTEALRSSGRRFVLEERLILFHEDPTWRLRGLVERHLRDTFVPLHYGTNQQRFSAPLTLACALGLRLGLRLKRVALAGKRLGIGVRHLPVVIAVEGIYWALDLLLTLAVLAVPSWRRRWLAFLLPNAVVA; encoded by the coding sequence ATGGGACCCGACCTCACCGTCGTCTTGGAAACGACGACGGGCGACTTCACCGGCGCCTGCGACTCCCGGCGCAACCTGACGGAGTGGATGGGCGAGGCCGCCTCCCTAGCCGCCCACAGGGCCGAGATAGTACTGGCCTCTCCCGCCCCCCTCCAAGGCCTTCCGGAACGGCCGAGCAGTTTGCCCCTCCGCCAGCTGATCGTGCCCGGCGCCGGGTATTACGCCCTAAAGAATGCGGCCGCCAACGAGGCGCAAGGCGCCCTGGTTTTCTTTAGCGATCTTGACTGCCGGCCCACGGTTGGTTGCTTGCGAGTCCTCATGGAGGCCTTCGCGGACCGCGAGGTGGGCGGCGTGGCCGGCCGGTCATACTACGATGGCCAGGGGCTCGTGACCCGCATCGGCTCGGCCCACTCCTGGGGGGACCTCCACCGGGGGCAGGCCGCCTTCGAGCGGGCGGCGGCGGTGGCCCATAACGTGGCCATTCGGCGCGAGCTGTACGCTCGTGACCCTTTTGGTCCGTTTGCCGGCCGGATCGGGGGCGATCGCTACTTGACAGAGGCCCTCCGCTCCTCGGGCCGGCGCTTCGTCCTCGAGGAACGACTCATCCTGTTCCATGAGGATCCGACCTGGCGACTGCGCGGGTTGGTTGAGCGACACCTGCGAGACACGTTCGTGCCGCTGCACTACGGAACCAACCAACAGCGCTTTTCGGCACCGTTGACCCTGGCCTGCGCTCTCGGCCTGCGGCTCGGCCTCCGCCTGAAGCGCGTGGCCCTCGCCGGCAAACGGCTTGGGATCGGGGTTCGCCACCTACCGGTCGTCATCGCGGTCGAGGGCATCTATTGGGCGCTGGACCTGCTCCTAACCCTCGCGGTGCTGGCGGTTCCCTCCTGGCGTCGCCGCTGGCTGGCCTTCCTGCTGCCCAACGCCGTCGTGGCTTGA